CGAGCTGCGGCCGCTGCTGCCACGCCTGCCACCGCGAGATGCCCTGCTGACTCGGGACCGGGCGGCCCCCACCGGGCTGCCCGTCTCCTCGACCTCACACCCCGACGCCCGCCGGAAAGGCACCCCATGTACGCACGCATCTTCAGCTTGGCCCACATCCTTGTATGGGCCGTCCTGGGCTTCCTGTTCGAAGCCTTCTGGTACATCACGACACACCATCACGCACCCCTGTGGGCGCGCCTGTGCGGCGGGTTCGCGGCAGGAGCCCTGGCCGGGCCGATCGAGACCGCCCTGGCCCGGCGTCACGCGAGGCGCAGGACCCGCGTCCGCTGACCAGGGCGCACCCATGCCTTGCGTGACCCTAATAGGTTGCCATGCATCTCATTTTCAGGTACATTAGTGAATACCGGAGCGGGTGAAGCAAGCACCCGCTCCGGACACCACGAACACCCGTCACGAGGAGTCGGATTCCTGATGAGCTGCACCGCCCAGCACGGCATCGCCCAGTCCTTCCCGCACCGCTGGTGCACTCTGGTCGGCCGCACGGTCCTCGTCGTGGGTATGGTTCCCGCCCTGTTCGGCGGCGGCACCAGCGTGACGGTCCTCGCGCTCGCCGCGTTCGCCACCCTCGGCCTGCTCATGGTGATCACCGCGAAGCGCGCCGCACGGAGCGGCCCCAAGCAGCAGGTCCGCCCGGTGCGTGCCGCCGTGGCCCTCACCACGGACGTCCTGGTGCTGCTCATCGCGGCCGGACTCGTACTCGGCGCGCAGCTCGGCGGCGGCTCCGGCGCGGTGCTCTTCTCCTCCGGCGGGCTGGTCACCATGGCGAGCTTCCTCGCCCTGTGCACCGTCCACCACTTCGCGCACCGGCGCTCCCACCGCCGCGCCCGCCACGGCCGCCGGTACTGAGACCCGCCCGCCGGGGCCGGGCGCGAACGCCCGGCCCCGGCCCCCGCGCCTTACCTCTTCGACTCGCCCGGGAGACCTCCGCGATGAACGCCGCCCACGGCCACCTGCCCACCCGCGCCTGCCCGCACCGGCACTGCGCCCTCCTGCACCATCTCGTGCTGGTCCTGCTGCTGCCGAGCCTGCTGACCGCCGTCGTCTACGGCGGCTCGGCGACGGCGGTCCTTCTCGTCCTCCTCGGCGGCATCCAGCTCGGCGTGGTCCTCCTGACGCACGCCCTCGACCCCGATGGCCCGCACCGCCCGTGGGACCACCGGTCGCTGACCCTGCGCCCGATGTGGGCCGCGCTCGCCATCGCTGCCGACTTCCTGGCCCTGCTCACGACCTGTGTCTTCATGGCGACGCTCGCCGTCGACCGCAGCCACGCCGCCATCCCCGCGCCCACCCCGGGCGCGTTCACCGCGATCGGCGCTGTCTCCGCGCTCCTCGCCCTGCACCACGTCGCCCACCGCCGGGCCACGGTCCTCACCGAGCCCGTGGCGGCCGACGATGCCGAGCACGACGACGACGACTGGTGGGGCGAGAGCTTCATCTGGGAGCACGGCGATATGGCCGAGTACCGCAGGTGACCACCAGGGAGGGCGGGGCGCACCGGCGCCCCGCCCTCCCTCTCTTCGTCCGGGCCGGCGCAGGGGACACCACGTTGCCCGCCGGCACCCACCCCCCTGGCCAGCGCGTGGGGTCGGCGCCAGCGAGTGCCGTCGCGGCGAACAGAGTCACTCCGAAGGGCCCCGACCGATGGCCCCCACGGGGCACCACCCCCACCCAAGTTCGACCCTTTAAAGTTGACGCAGGTCAAAAACGAGGTACATTAGTGTATGTATCGAGGGGGGAGCAAGCCCTCCTCGGCCACCACGAACCCGCCCTGAGAAGGAGTGACGCCCATGACCGAGCTCGCCACCGCCACGCAGACCCCCGCCATCGAGCTGGAGCCGAGCGTGTGGATTCTCGAGTCCGGCGAGGACAACGAGGGCGGCTCGATCAAGGGCGTCTACACAGACCGGAACCTGGCGGCCGACGACTTCCTCGACCTCGTGCGCGATCTCACCCGCTACAGCCGCCTCGACGTCGACCAGTCCGGCGAGGACCCCGCCACCGGCGACCTGTACGTCCACGGCGGCTGCGACTGGATCAGCCTCACCCGCTACTCCGTCACCACCCGGCGCCAGCTCCGCTGAACCCGGCGCGCCGACCCGACCCGGCACACCCGCACCCCCGGACAGTCCCCCTCCACCCTGCATACCGAGGAGCCCGCCATGCCCGTCACGCGCAGCAGCAACGCCAGCGCCACGATCCCCGCCGTCGACGTCGTCGGCACCGAGGAGCAGGCGCGGGCGCTCTCCGGCAAGTTCTGTCCGCGCTGCGAGCGGAACGCGCTGTTCGGGATCGAGTGCTCGCACTGCGGTCACGTGATCATCACGGCCCTGGTGTCCGCGCCGTGCCATCCCCCGGCCTGGTCCGCGGGGTGCTGTCCCGTGTGCTTCACCGCCGATCCGGAGGTGTGGGAGGTGCACGGCCGGCTGCTGTGCACGACGTGCGCGGAGGGCCGGAGCCGGTGGGGTGACCGGGTGAAGGCGTCACCGGGATGGCGGGGGCGCGCGCGTCGCGTGCTGGCCTGGGTGGACGAGCCGGGGTCCTTGTCCTTCGCCACGCAGTACGCCGACGAGACGGTCGGCCGGTGACGGCGTCCGGGCCGCCGCGCCCTTCCTGGGAGGCGTACAGCGCCGCCATGGCGCAGGCGCTCAAGGACTGCGACCTCGACCGGTACCGGTGCCTGTCCGCCGCCCGGTCCGCTGCCGCGCACGCCGAGGCGGAGGAGCGTCGGCGCCGTGCGCTCGGCGGAGGCTGACGGCGAGCGCGCGCCCTCGGTCGAACGCTTGCAGACTTGACACACACCCCCTACTAAGGTACATTAGTGAATGTCAGGGCGATGCAAGCGCCCCGGCGACACCACGAACCGACCGCCCGAGGAGCACCACATGGCGCGCAGCCGCATCACCACCACCGATCTCCACGACGCCCTGCACCAGCTGCTCGACGAGAACCCGCTGCGCGCCGACGAGGGCCACCCCGAGCACCGGCTGTTCGTCTACCACGGCAAGCCCGTCGAGCTGAACGCCACGCTCCTGCATCACTTCGGCGCGAGCATCAACCAGCTCAAGTCCCTGGACGCGGCGATCTGGTCGGTCGAGAACGACTGGGACAAGGTCAAGCACCCGCTGCGCCGCCGCTACACCGAACTCGCCTGGACCTGCCTGAGCCGCCTGAGCGGCGGCGACACCGAGGGCGCGTGGGCCAACTCGCACGACTACGCCTTCGGCCCCCGCGACGTGCGCCTCAGCTGGATCGCCCGCGACTACGACCGCACGCTGGACGGCCGCCGCCGCCCCTGGCTCTACGACGCAGCCGAGTTCGAGCAGCCCCAGGCCGACCGTGAGCTCCACCCCGGCTGCTCCGCGTACTCGGTGCCGCCCGCTGCGCTGCGCCCCTTCGCCCGCGAGGTCTGAACCGCCCGTGTCACGCTCTCGCCGGAGGGCCGGAAAACCGGCCTTTCGGGGGAGTTTTCGCAGGTCAGAGCTGTCACGCTCGACACCGTGACACCCGGCGTGACACCCCACGTGACAGGGGGGCGTGACACCCCCTGGGCCGCCCCCGCGCGACCGTCACGAGCCCCGGCCCGAGCCGACAGGAAGTAGTAGATGCGCACCGAGATCACCGACGCCGCCATCTCAGGAGGTACTGCCGGCACAGTCCTGCAGGTGCGCCTGGCGGACTGGTTCGAGGTCCAGATCATCACGGGCCACGCCAGCCAGTGCAGCCCCCGGCCCGCCTCTCCACTCCCCTCCCGGTGGGACCTGCCCGCGAGCGCGCCCGCCGACTTCGCAGGCCCGTACGAGGCGCTCCAGGTGGGGCTGATCCCGCCGCTCACCGCACCCGAGGACTGGCCCGCACCGCTTCCCGCACACCCGCGCCAGGACCCGTACGACACCGCGGCCGCCACCTGGTACGGCCCGGTCCCGGCCGCCCTCCTGCGTGAGCTCGTGCGTGACCACGGCGGCGAGAACGCACACCAGTACCCGAGCACGGAGGACTGGACGACGGCGTACGAGTGAGGCCGAGGCGGCGGCGTACACAGGGCAGAGCCGCGCGGCACACCCCCGCCTCCCGTCCGCCAGAGTGGGCGACGTTAAGGCTTGACGTTTCCCCCCTCATGGAGTACATTAGTGATTACCGGAACGGCGATGCAAGCGCCGGACCGGGCACCACGAACGCCCCGACCGAAGGACGTGCGCCATGACCACCGCCACCGCTCGCCGCAGCCTCGCGACCGCCTACCTCGCCCTGCGCCTGACCCCCGGCGCCAAGGTCCGCTACGTCGGCACCGCGACCCGCCTGCACGGCCCGGCGACGGTTCAGCCGTGCTCCTGCGGCATCTGCGCCGCCGACGTCCTGCTCGGGATCCCCGCGACCCGCTACGAACTGCGCACCACGGACGGGCGGCCGACCGGCGTCTCCCACGTCCGCCACACCTCCGTCATCCCCGAGCCCACCGAGGAAGAGCGGAACTACGCCGCGATCCGCCTGTCGACCAAGGCCACCGCGGTCTACCTGCGCCAGCTGCTGCGCCGCACCTTCCCCGGCGTCAAGTTCTCCGTGCGCTGCGGCCCCAAGCGCGCGAAGGAGCGCTACCTGGAGCGCTACGAGATCACCGTCACCTGGAGCGGCGGCCCGAGCCGCACCGCCGTCGCCACCGTCACCGCCCCGCTGCTCGCCAACTACGGCAGCCCCGAGGAGTGCCGCCCGGCCTGGGTGTCCGTCACCGTTGACGGCCGCCGCCACCACGGCGAGCCCGGCGCCCTCGCCATCCACCTGAACCGCACGGCGGCCTGACCCCGACCGGCCCCGGCCGCCAGGCCGGGGCCCCCGCCCCCTCCCCCGAACGAAGGGACCGGCCTGACCCTCAAGACCACGTCCAAGACCTACCGCGAGGTCGGACACAAGGACCTCGAGAACTTCATCACCACGCACTACGGCCGGCCGTACAGCGCGACCCGCGGCCTCGACGCCCAGAACGGCACGCTTCACGCGGTGTAAATGTCCACGAGCACTACGACCCGGACGCCGAGGAGGGTTCCCGCATCACGCTCCGCGACGACCCGGACCTCAAGGTCGCCGAGGAGCTGGGCAAGCGGCGGGCCGGCACCCTCGACTACGTCGGGAAGCTGCTGCACGACCTCGCGTGCAGCGGACACCTGGAACCGGGCAAGTACTTGATCAACGTCGCCCGGTAGCACCCGCCCCCTGCTGCACTCCGAGCACCTGACGCCGCATCCGCTGCAAGCCGCCCGGCGCAGCACGCGAACGACCGGGCAGCGCCCACTCCTGCTGCGGTCCCCGGGGGAGGGCGCTGCCCTTGCAGCGCTGCACCTCATTTCCGCAGGTCAGAATGGCAGCAGCAGGGGCAGCGCGAGATACGGACCGCCGAGCAGCAGACCGGGCAGCGCGAGATACGGACCGCCGAGCAGCAGACCGGGCGGGGTCGCGCTGCGCTGCTCCGTGCTGCGCGCCGCGAAGCCGATGCGCAGCAGCTCCTCGCGGTCGGCCGCTGCACGGCAGCGGGGCCGGCCGCTGCACAGCAGCGTGCTGCACACGCTGAGCGTGCAGCAGCACCTGCTGCTGTCCGCGCTTCGGCCGCGCTGCCCTGCGCAGGCGTCCGCCCCCTCGGACTGGCAAACCTCGCCTCCCGTCGGCAAGCCTGCCGTCAGCTGGGGCCAGGCACCGCCGCTCCCGCGGCCACGACAGCGAGGCCGCGGCGGACCGCCGGCAGACCTTGGGCGCCACGCTCAGCAAGCGAAGCGCCCACCCCAAGCCCGCCACCCCGGACACGAGCAGGACCCGCCGCCTCGTGGGGACGGACTCGTTCTCGCCGAGGAGCAACAAGGGGAGGGCGCCCCCTCTCCCCTTGTGACCGGGGGCGCCCGCCCTCTTCGCTGCCGTGGGGCGCCGGTCCCCTCCACCTCCTTCGGCCCGCCTCTTCATGAACACCCGCTCACGTGACCCAATAAACTTGATTCATGATAGTATTCAGGTACATTGGTGCACTTGGATGGGGGTTGCTCCGGTCTCCGACTCAGTGCCCAAACACCCCCGCCCCAAGGGGGACACCACATTCCGGGGCTGGACCTGGCCGTCCTGGCCCGGCACTTCGCCTCTTGCTCTGCGCGTCGGCCTGCCCTTGAGCCGACCGCCCGGCCCCCTCCACACCCCGACTTCGAAGGGAGCGGCCCGCTCATGTCAGACCTGACCGTTACCGTTCGCGCCGACCGTGGCCGCTACACCGCCGAGTTCTCCGTCCTCCCGGGCCGGATCTTCGGTCCGTGGGACATGCCCGAGACGATCCAGGAGCTCCGGGTCTCGGCTCTGCTCGAGCCCCGCGAAGCGCGGGACCTGGTCTTCGACGCGTCCGTTACGGGCGCGGCCACGCGCGCCACTGGCTGAACACAGGGAGCCGGCAGGCCCCGCGGCCGGCCCCTTCCCCGGTCCGGCGCCCCGGATGCGGATCGGACGGCACACACACCACGAGTTGAAGGAGCACATGCGCAGTACCGAAGCCAAGGACCTGTACGCCGGCGCCGTCGTCCTGACCGGCACCCACCTGGAAACCGTCGCCTCCCTGCGTCGCCACGGCTCGTCGGTCATCGCCTTGTTCGAGCCGGCCGCGGCCCACCGGCCCGGCCGCCGCGCGGTGGTCGAGCCGGACCACGACTTCGTTCTGGCCCAGCTCCACAGCGTCGCGTGGGTCATCCAGTCGCGGCACCGCAGCGCCCGCAGCACCCAGGACCGGGCGCGCGTCTCCGTTCCGTACGCGGTGCGCCGCCACTGGGCGTTCGATCAGGAGTGGTCCGTCGTGGACCGCCTGGTCGAGGAGCACACCGTCACCTCCTTCCGCCCGATCGGCCTGGACGAGCTGCCCGGTCGGGGAGACCCGACTCCGCCCCCGCCCAACCCGGACAGCTCCCGCTTCTACCGGCTCCTCCGGCAGGGGCCCACCGTGCTGCCGACCGGCGACGCCGTCCGCGCAGAGCTGGCTCGCCTCACCGAACTCCACCGGCGCGAACACGGCCGGACCGACTGGGACGTGGGCCAGCGGCTCCCCGCCGAAGGGGACATCTACGACTGCCGGCGCTGCACCCGGTCCCCGCATGACCTGATGCCGATGGAGGTCGTCGTCGAGCGCACCTACCAGGACGTCTCGCTCGATGACCTGCCCAGCGACTGGGAGTACGAGCTGTGCCCGGCCGGGGCGTACGAGCGGCATCTTCAGATGGGCACGGTCACCGCTGGCCGACCTCCGCGCGCATCCGTCGGCGCCGGGGCCATCGTCGGGTTCGCCACAAGCGGCAGCCACACCACGGCGCGCGCCATCCGCATGGATGCGCCCGCGAAGGTCCGGTAACCCGGAGGCCGCCAGCCTTCGCGCGGCCTGACCTGTCCGGCTTTCCGGGCCGCCCCGCCGGTCTTCCTCACCGCTGTGGGCGGGACGTCGGGTGACTTCTCGTGCGCCCCGGGACCCCGGCCGTAGGGCTGCGCGGGCCAGCGGCCGGCGGCCGTCATGTCACCTCGCTGAAGGGGCCGACCGCAAAGGGCCTCGGGAAACAGCCCGGCTCGCCAGCCCGTTTGCAGCGGTCTGCGCTGCCTCGGAGCAGCGCGTAGCAAGGGGCGCTGTGTCGCGATCTCTTGGGGGGTGCCGGCCACCGTGCTGCGCCTGCTGGACTTCGGTGCTGCACCAGGCAAATGAGCAGGTCACGCTCGCAGCGCGGCGCAGCGTGGCGGCTGGTGCCCAGGGTGTTGCCGACAGCCCTCGCGACGGCGTGCCCGAGGCTCGGAGGATCTTGGTGCTGCATCTGCTGCCTCGCGAGCAGCAAGGGTGTGGGGCGCGGCACGGGTCTGCTGCATGGCGCTCCTCCACACCGTTGACCCCTCAATATTGCCCCACCCCCCTTTATGGAGTACATTTGAGTTATCGGGTTCGGTGAAGCAAGCACCGGGCCGGAGACACCACGGATACCCCCGCCCCGAGGAGCCCTGCTCATGGCCGTCGCCGACGTCGCGTTCATCCCGGTCATCGTGACCGCCCGCCCCCTGACCGACTCCGGGGGCTTCGCCTACCAGCAGCCGCTGGCCGACGCGGCCGCGCTGCGCGTGGTCGCCGCTCGTGACGTCCGGCCGGGCGACTGGTACCTCGGCGACTGCGAGCAGCCGACCGCCGCGCGGCGCGGGATGTTCTGGGGCGTGCACACCTTCGCCACCTTCGAGGCCGTGCCCGCGATGGACCGGGCGGGCGAGTCGGTGGCGCTGGACGGGGAGTCCTTCGTGTGGCGGCCGGACGAGCTCGTCATGGTCATCACTGCCGCACCTCTCCCCGCGCCGGGCGCAGCAGCCTGCCCCGGTGCGCCGCGTCCGGCGTTCACCCTCGCTGTCTGATCCGACGGCGCCCGCGGGGGACACCACGTCCCCCGCGCAGGTCAGCCCCGCTGGCCTCCCCCTTGGCCTTCGGCCGCTCCCCCCGCACCCAAGGCTGCGGCTGCTCCTGCGCACGGTCTGACCCCAGCCCCGGCGCAGCCCGTCTCCGGGTGGGCCGTCTCCTCCCCTGCTCCTCTATCGAAAGCGACCTGCGTGGACACCCGCCCCCTCGATTCCTTTCCCTCGTTCCAGCTGCGGCCCGCTGGGCCGCAGGACCACGATGTCCTGACTCAGGACGGCCGCGCCGTGGGCCAGGTCCACTCCTCCAGCGCCGGACACCGCGCACGCGTCGGCCGCGATGCGGGACCGGTCCGGCCGAGCCTGCTGGGCGCGGGCGATGACGCCGCCATGTTCCACATCGCCGTCCACGGATTGCCCGACGAGCTGGCCACTGCTTACTCCGGCGCCCCCGAGGCGCGGGTCGCCGTCAGCCTCATCCCGCTGCAGCGCCAGGAACTCATCGACAGCGCCGCCCGGGTCTTCACCTTCTACGCCCTGCGCCAGCCGTCCGTCGCCGCCATCCTCGAAGGGCTCAAGACCGTCGGGCGGGAGCTCGACGCGGTGCACAGCCGGACCGGGTGCCGGCGGATCGCGCGACTGATCCCGCTGGTTCAGGCGCCCGCCCGGGTCCTGCTGTCCGAGTCGACCGGCGACGCCCGGGACTGGCTCGCCCTGCCGCTGTCACGCCTGTTGACCTTCTGCCACCAGGCCCGCGCCCGGCTGGAGGCGACCGCAGCCCAGCCTCCGGCCGGCTTGTACGGACGGTATGCCGCGCGGCACGGCGCCGACGCTGATCTGGCCACGCTCCACCGGATCTGGCGGAGCTTGCAGGAGACACCTTCGCCGGGAATGGACCGGTCCGACATCGACGCGGCCATGGCTGCCCTGCCCTTGGACAAGTTCGCCGGATCAGCGCGGAACTGCCGTGCGACGGCGGCCCGGTTGAAGGCCGTTCGGACCGCTGCCGAGAGCGCCACCCCGCCGGCCCCGGCCCGCCGCGGGGGCGAGACCGGCTGCCTGCTGCGGGAAATGTCAGCTCTCGCTGCCGAGACTGGAAAGCGGCTGGAGGCCACCGCCCTGGTGCTCGACGACACCGGCCGCCTGGGCACCGTCCGCGACATCAATGACGCGCTCAGCCGCGCCCGGATCGGCGTCCCGACCGTGTCCGGCGAGCAGTCCGTCCGTATCGGCGCCACGGACCTCGGCCCGGTGCGCCGCACCGCCGACGGCCGGTGGACGGGACCGGGCATCACGGAGCCGTTCCACTCCCCCGAGGGCGCGGCTGCGGCGCTGGTCCTCACGCACCTCGCGCAGGCGGAGACGGCACGCCAGCACCGCACTTCCTAGCCCTCTCGCCGACCTGGCGCTGGCCCGCTGGCGCCTCGCCCCGTACCCCCTGACCCGTTCGACCCTAATACCTTGACCGTGCAACCCTTTCTGAGTACATTAGTGATCAGTTCAGGGATCACCCACCCCCAGGAGGCACACCACATGAGCGCCAGCGAGTCGACGAACCCGGAGACCCAGGCCCGCCACGACCGCGTCCGCACGGTGTGCCGCAAGCTCATCGAAACGGAGGCGGCCACCCTGGCGATCACGCACGACCAGTACACCGACCGCTTCGGCTTCATGCCGGACCTGCTCCTGCGGGCACTGTGGAGCGGCCTCGGCGAGGGCAACCACCTCATGACCATGCATCTCCAGCACGAGGGCGAGCTGGGCGAGGAGCCGCTGTTCGCACGCTTGATGGTGACGGACGGAACGAAGGTCACCGCCGAGGACGACTTGATGCGCTACGTGGCCACCGCCTCGCGCGCGCTGGAACTCGGCGCAGCCGTCACCGTGCACACGAAGAACGACGACGGGTCTTTCCTGCTCAGGGCCTGGGTGGTGGACGGCGGGAGGATCGAACCGCTGACCTGGCAGGAGGCGTTCGAGATGTCTTCCATCTACGACGGGCCGGTGAAGGACTACGCGGACGCGTTCGAGCCGGAGCTCCATCTGCACCGCGTCGCCTCGGTGAAGCTCGTCGGCGGCAAGTAGTCCGCCGCGGCACGCCACCATCCCGCACACCGAACCACTGAGGAGCACCGTGACCCCGCCCACCCTGCCGCTGGTTCTGACCGCTTCCGGAATCGCCGCATCCCTTACCCTCGCCGACGCGTGGGCCCAGGTGAAGCGCATCTGGCACCCGGAGCCGTTCACCTTCGAAGCGGGCACTCTGGGCGATGACATGATCTCGGTCTCCTGGGTGCGCCGGTTCCCCGAATGCGGCTGCACGGCCCAGGTGTGGGCCGACAACGGGCTCATCCTCACCCCGCACGACCTCACGACGACCGTCTACACCCCCGAGGGCTGCTGGTCGTACAACGGCCGGTTCGAGGAGGACTACTACGTCAACGCCCAGTACTACGACTGGGACGAGCCCGACGTCTTCCGCACCCTTCGCGAGGCAGAGGACGCAGCCCGCGCCCAGCACCTCGACGTGTGCCGCGAGTACCAGCAGCACGCCGGCCCCTGCGAGAACTGCGGCGTCCTGGCGGTGGAGCACGTGTCGGACCTGTCCGGCATCGCGGACCGCTCGGAGACGGCGTGCGGGACGTTCCGTCGCGACTACACGTTCGGGATCCCGCCGAACCCTCGCCTGGCCGCCCACAACCGCCA
The window above is part of the Streptomyces griseiscabiei genome. Proteins encoded here:
- a CDS encoding LPD29 domain-containing protein, whose product is MTTATARRSLATAYLALRLTPGAKVRYVGTATRLHGPATVQPCSCGICAADVLLGIPATRYELRTTDGRPTGVSHVRHTSVIPEPTEEERNYAAIRLSTKATAVYLRQLLRRTFPGVKFSVRCGPKRAKERYLERYEITVTWSGGPSRTAVATVTAPLLANYGSPEECRPAWVSVTVDGRRHHGEPGALAIHLNRTAA